From the genome of Leptolyngbya sp. FACHB-261, one region includes:
- a CDS encoding inositol monophosphatase family protein, with product MTSSTDLLLETTAHASLLEFLEDTEQVVKQVGLLLLSQFGQVLSQQKADGSLVTQADRDADTALVSALRQRYPHHSLLTEEGCQTFDGAEWCWVIDPLDGTTNFAQGVPIWGISVALLHQGRPLFGLGHFPPVQQTFWAAVGEGAFLNGNRLRTRTQDIGANDFFNLCSRTLNRYEVALPCKPRILGSAAHNLMAVANSSVRGGIEATPKAWDLAAAWVIVPEAGGVVRTLSGVDPFPLEPGQDYTNRSFAVLAAGTEEIWQQLRACLREAD from the coding sequence ATGACTTCCAGCACCGATTTGCTGCTCGAAACAACCGCCCACGCTAGCCTGCTTGAGTTCCTCGAAGATACCGAGCAAGTGGTTAAGCAGGTGGGGCTGTTGCTGTTGTCTCAGTTTGGGCAGGTGCTGAGTCAGCAGAAGGCAGATGGCAGTCTGGTTACTCAGGCCGATCGCGATGCTGATACGGCCCTTGTGAGTGCCTTGCGCCAGCGTTACCCTCACCACAGCCTGCTGACTGAGGAGGGGTGCCAAACGTTCGATGGTGCTGAATGGTGTTGGGTGATCGATCCATTAGATGGCACGACTAACTTTGCGCAAGGTGTGCCAATCTGGGGAATCTCAGTTGCGCTACTTCATCAGGGAAGACCACTGTTTGGCTTGGGCCACTTTCCCCCAGTTCAGCAGACGTTCTGGGCAGCTGTGGGTGAAGGTGCATTTTTGAATGGCAACCGCTTGCGAACCCGCACCCAAGACATTGGTGCCAACGATTTTTTTAACCTCTGCTCCCGCACCCTCAATCGCTATGAAGTTGCTCTGCCCTGTAAGCCTCGGATTCTCGGTTCTGCTGCTCATAACCTGATGGCAGTGGCTAATAGCAGCGTGCGGGGCGGGATCGAGGCTACCCCAAAAGCCTGGGACTTGGCAGCAGCCTGGGTGATCGTGCCAGAGGCTGGAGGCGTAGTGCGCACATTATCAGGTGTAGATCCTTTTCCCCTGGAGCCAGGGCAAGACTACACCAACCGCTCTTTTGCTGTACTGGCTGCTGGCACCGAAGAGATCTGGCAGCAGCTAAGAGCCTGTCTACGAGAAGCTGATTAG
- a CDS encoding AI-2E family transporter, which produces MDVPANPSRDKTRLAQGCYAADMREQRITLSFGTLAGVLAALAGVAVFWQLRGLLVTLMIAVVLAASIVPVVDRAERLRLPRWLTVLVVYLGLILGLTGVGVLIGPTVIDQVQRLIRQSPIYVSTLRDLVEAAISRISSTRPELVRQFFNPQDIAGWSIRSADQLLRQSLGVTTNIVGGFFSLVLSLFISGYMAADSKTLINGITQLFPEPWDQRLQDQAGPIGERMGSYIRGRILVSAVLAVGVTLGLSVLGMSDFAIGLGAIAGVTNLIPFLGPVLGAVPALIVALPQGGWLVLWVLVLFVLIQNLETYVLDPLLVGSSVGLHPLYQLLAVLGGTQVLGIIGALIVPPWVAGAAVLLENLYLKPKLQAEAAEAGRAAEPDLSSPRLPIAPPATKFPGPL; this is translated from the coding sequence TTGGACGTCCCTGCTAACCCCTCGCGGGACAAGACCAGGCTAGCCCAGGGCTGCTATGCTGCCGATATGCGGGAGCAGCGCATTACCCTTTCTTTCGGCACATTGGCTGGCGTCTTAGCGGCGTTAGCTGGAGTGGCGGTGTTCTGGCAGTTACGGGGGCTGCTGGTAACGCTAATGATCGCCGTAGTTTTGGCCGCCTCAATTGTGCCCGTTGTTGATCGGGCTGAGCGTCTGCGCTTGCCCCGCTGGCTGACGGTATTAGTGGTGTACTTGGGTCTGATCTTAGGCCTCACCGGTGTGGGTGTCTTAATTGGCCCAACCGTGATTGACCAGGTGCAACGTCTCATTCGACAGTCTCCAATCTATGTGAGCACCCTGCGAGATTTGGTAGAGGCGGCTATTTCGCGAATCAGTTCAACCCGTCCCGAATTGGTTCGGCAGTTCTTCAATCCCCAGGACATTGCTGGCTGGTCGATTCGTTCTGCCGATCAGCTTTTGCGCCAGTCTCTGGGCGTGACTACCAATATTGTCGGTGGCTTCTTCAGTCTGGTACTGTCCCTGTTTATCTCAGGCTATATGGCCGCAGATAGTAAAACCTTAATAAACGGCATTACTCAGCTTTTTCCAGAGCCTTGGGATCAGCGGCTACAGGATCAAGCTGGCCCAATTGGCGAGCGTATGGGCAGCTACATTCGAGGCCGCATTCTGGTTTCAGCCGTTCTGGCTGTAGGGGTAACGCTGGGCTTAAGTGTTCTGGGCATGAGCGACTTCGCAATTGGGCTGGGAGCCATTGCAGGCGTCACCAATCTCATCCCCTTTCTGGGACCTGTACTGGGCGCTGTGCCTGCCCTGATTGTGGCCTTGCCACAGGGTGGTTGGCTGGTGCTCTGGGTGCTGGTGCTGTTTGTGCTGATCCAGAATCTAGAAACTTACGTGCTGGACCCTCTATTGGTAGGCTCGTCTGTAGGTCTGCACCCCCTCTATCAACTGCTGGCAGTTCTAGGCGGAACTCAGGTCTTAGGGATTATTGGTGCCCTGATCGTGCCACCCTGGGTGGCTGGGGCTGCTGTTCTGCTGGAGAACCTTTACCTCAAGCCTAAATTGCAAGCTGAGGCCGCTGAGGCCGGACGTGCAGCTGAGCCCGACTTGAGCAGTCCCCGCTTGCCGATTGCTCCCCCAGCCACTAAGTTTCCAGGCCCGTTATGA
- a CDS encoding ATP-binding protein gives MLAISLRPVARPWCTLSFASTLYLRPILDLLLAEVPPNWQAELRLGLQEALVNAAKHGNRLDPSKRVVIRFSTSASRYWWMISDQGPGCPSAREQGKDPSSASEVSLELSQHGLPCNEQECGRGLYILHQVFDQVQWNSEGTELRLCKQIHRNSRLPLVL, from the coding sequence GTGCTAGCGATTTCACTGCGTCCGGTAGCGAGGCCTTGGTGTACGCTCAGCTTTGCATCAACGCTGTATCTTCGTCCTATCCTTGACCTACTTCTAGCCGAGGTGCCTCCTAACTGGCAAGCGGAGCTGCGATTAGGACTTCAGGAAGCATTAGTCAATGCAGCCAAGCACGGCAATCGGCTGGATCCGTCTAAGCGAGTAGTCATCCGTTTCTCAACCAGTGCTAGCCGATACTGGTGGATGATCTCCGACCAAGGCCCTGGTTGCCCATCTGCTCGTGAGCAAGGTAAGGACCCCAGTAGCGCTTCCGAGGTTTCTTTAGAGCTGAGCCAACATGGCCTGCCTTGCAATGAGCAGGAATGTGGCCGAGGGCTCTACATACTACATCAAGTCTTTGACCAAGTCCAGTGGAACTCTGAGGGGACTGAATTGCGGCTGTGTAAGCAAATTCACCGCAACAGCCGTCTACCTTTAGTTCTCTAG
- a CDS encoding bifunctional pantoate--beta-alanine ligase/(d)CMP kinase, with amino-acid sequence MRLFTTAAALRCFLVAIGQGKEVGLVPTMGALHEGHISLITRARRECDLVVVSIFVNPLQFGPNEDYQRYPRALERDRELCEAAGVDVIFTPSPEELFPEGFGTQVEPPLAMRSVLCGRSRPQHFEGVATIVTKLLNLVQPQRAYFGQKDAQQLAILQRLVADLNIPTEIVPCPIVREPGGLALSSRNQYLTESERNAATVLYRALREAEQTFKQGERDAEVLTQTIKDVLLTEPTVQPEYVELVHPQTLAPLTEIQTMGLLAIAARVGPTRLIDNLILRWRKPIIAIDGPAGAGKSTVARAVARQLNLLYLDTGAMYRAVTWLMLETHTDSQDEPAVAELLSHCNILLTSSDDPAYPSRVWVNDHEVSHDIRTQAVTAQVSAIAALSVVRAQLVRQQQQLGLQGGLVMEGRDIGTRVFPDAELKVFLTASVQERARRRQQDLRQLGEDNDSLLDIEQAISHRDALDSNRELSPLRKANDAIELCTDGCTIDQVTNQIVNLYQQFLAHASQPES; translated from the coding sequence GTGCGTCTGTTTACAACAGCAGCCGCGCTGCGCTGCTTTTTAGTGGCCATCGGCCAAGGTAAAGAGGTTGGACTAGTGCCCACGATGGGGGCACTCCACGAGGGGCACATCAGCTTGATCACCCGTGCTCGCCGCGAGTGCGATCTCGTCGTAGTCAGTATTTTTGTCAATCCCTTGCAGTTTGGTCCCAACGAAGATTATCAGCGCTATCCCAGGGCTCTGGAGCGGGATCGGGAGCTTTGTGAAGCGGCCGGTGTGGATGTAATCTTTACCCCCTCCCCCGAAGAATTATTTCCTGAGGGCTTCGGTACCCAAGTAGAGCCACCGCTAGCCATGCGCTCAGTGCTTTGTGGGCGCTCTCGACCTCAGCATTTTGAAGGAGTCGCTACTATTGTCACCAAGTTGTTGAATCTAGTGCAACCACAGCGAGCTTATTTTGGCCAAAAGGATGCCCAGCAGCTTGCGATCCTACAACGGCTGGTTGCTGACTTGAATATTCCGACTGAGATTGTGCCCTGTCCGATTGTGCGAGAACCTGGTGGTCTAGCGCTTAGCTCGCGCAATCAATACCTCACTGAGTCGGAACGCAACGCTGCCACTGTACTTTACCGGGCTCTACGCGAAGCAGAACAAACCTTCAAACAGGGAGAGCGAGACGCTGAGGTGCTCACGCAGACAATCAAAGATGTTCTGCTGACTGAACCGACAGTGCAGCCTGAGTATGTGGAGCTAGTCCATCCTCAGACATTGGCACCACTAACGGAAATACAGACGATGGGACTACTGGCTATCGCAGCTCGAGTGGGTCCGACTCGCCTGATCGATAACCTGATTCTGCGCTGGCGCAAGCCGATTATTGCGATTGATGGACCTGCAGGCGCGGGTAAATCAACAGTGGCACGGGCTGTGGCGAGACAACTAAACTTGCTCTACCTTGATACAGGCGCTATGTACCGAGCGGTGACCTGGCTCATGCTTGAAACCCATACAGATTCTCAAGATGAGCCTGCAGTCGCTGAGTTGCTGAGCCACTGCAACATCTTGCTCACCAGCAGTGATGACCCAGCCTACCCCTCTCGGGTCTGGGTCAACGACCATGAGGTCAGCCACGATATCCGCACCCAAGCGGTGACCGCTCAAGTTTCTGCAATAGCAGCTCTATCAGTTGTTCGTGCCCAACTTGTGCGTCAGCAGCAGCAGTTGGGGCTCCAAGGGGGGTTGGTCATGGAGGGCCGTGACATTGGTACACGAGTCTTCCCAGATGCTGAGCTCAAAGTCTTTTTGACAGCTTCTGTTCAGGAACGTGCTCGGCGGCGTCAGCAGGATTTGCGCCAGCTCGGTGAGGACAACGACTCTTTACTCGACATCGAACAGGCGATCTCCCATCGTGATGCTCTAGACAGCAATCGTGAGCTCTCCCCGTTACGCAAGGCTAATGATGCTATTGAGCTGTGCACGGATGGCTGCACGATTGATCAGGTTACCAACCAGATTGTCAACCTTTATCAGCAGTTTCTAGCTCACGCTTCGCAGCCAGAGTCTTAG
- a CDS encoding ABC-F family ATP-binding cassette domain-containing protein: protein MSIFTLQSVQKHFGIKEILKSASFSLDNSDKVGLIGTNGSGKSTLLKMIAGLEPVDEGQLLVNSGVRVVYLPQQPELDESRTVLEQVFADSGEQMTVVREYEQLSDQLAHGQADPSGQLMTRLATLSQRMEATGAWDLETKAKIILSKLGIEDFNARVGNLSGGYRKRIALASALLSEPDVLLMDEPTNHLDALSVEWLQSYLNRYRGAILLITHDRYFLDQVTNRILEIDRGDLYSYAGNYSYYLEKKALAEESAISTQRKHQGVLRRELEWLKRGPKARSTKQKARIERVHDMQATEFKQVQGKVDIATAGRRIGKKVIELDRISKAYGDRTLIKSFSYNFNPEDRIGIIGGNGAGKSTLMDIITGRVQPDSGTVEIGSTIHIGYFDQHSEALLSALNENQRVIDYIKEEGEFVKLADGTQISASQMLERFLFPGSQQYAPIHKLSGGEKRRLFLLRVLMGAPNVLILDEPTNDLDVQTLAVLEEYLEDFTGCVIVVSHDRYFLDRVVDTIFALEPGGNLRQYPGNYSIYLDFKKNEEEVVTPANSRPKETQTKAESQPSDNGKPRKLSYKEKREFDSLEGKIAKMETEKAELEKALQTMPSTDFSKVQKLYEQVQALSQALDTATERWLELAEIEP from the coding sequence ATGAGTATTTTTACCCTGCAATCGGTTCAGAAGCACTTTGGCATCAAAGAGATTCTCAAAAGCGCCAGCTTCAGTCTGGACAACTCCGATAAGGTGGGCCTGATCGGAACCAACGGTTCTGGTAAATCAACCTTGCTGAAAATGATTGCGGGACTGGAACCGGTTGATGAGGGCCAACTGCTAGTTAATTCAGGTGTTCGCGTTGTTTACCTACCGCAGCAGCCTGAACTAGATGAAAGCCGCACGGTGCTGGAGCAGGTCTTTGCTGACAGTGGCGAACAGATGACCGTGGTGCGCGAATACGAACAGCTCTCTGACCAGCTAGCCCACGGACAAGCAGATCCTTCGGGCCAGCTTATGACCCGTTTGGCGACGCTTAGCCAGCGAATGGAGGCGACCGGAGCTTGGGATTTAGAAACCAAGGCCAAAATCATTCTGTCTAAACTGGGCATTGAGGACTTTAACGCTCGTGTAGGTAACCTTTCTGGCGGCTACCGCAAGCGCATCGCCCTAGCTTCTGCACTGCTATCAGAGCCCGATGTGTTGCTGATGGATGAGCCTACCAACCATTTGGACGCATTGTCGGTGGAGTGGCTGCAAAGTTATCTGAACCGTTATCGAGGCGCAATTTTGCTGATTACCCACGATCGTTATTTTCTGGATCAGGTGACCAACCGCATCCTGGAAATTGACCGAGGTGATCTTTATAGCTACGCCGGTAACTATTCGTACTATCTGGAAAAGAAAGCGCTGGCTGAAGAGTCTGCAATCAGCACTCAGCGCAAGCATCAAGGCGTTCTACGTCGCGAGTTGGAATGGCTCAAGCGAGGACCCAAAGCTCGCAGCACCAAACAGAAAGCTCGAATTGAGCGTGTCCACGATATGCAGGCAACAGAATTTAAGCAGGTTCAGGGCAAGGTAGATATCGCCACTGCCGGTCGCCGGATTGGCAAAAAAGTAATCGAACTCGATAGGATTAGCAAAGCCTACGGCGACCGCACTTTAATCAAGAGTTTTTCCTACAATTTCAATCCTGAGGATCGCATTGGCATCATTGGTGGCAATGGTGCTGGCAAATCGACCTTGATGGATATTATTACCGGACGAGTCCAGCCTGACTCCGGCACGGTTGAAATTGGTTCTACTATTCACATTGGGTATTTTGACCAACACTCTGAGGCACTGCTTTCGGCTCTAAACGAGAACCAGCGGGTCATTGACTACATTAAAGAAGAAGGGGAATTCGTCAAACTAGCAGATGGCACTCAGATTAGTGCCTCGCAAATGCTGGAGCGTTTTCTATTCCCTGGTAGTCAGCAATATGCCCCTATTCATAAGCTTTCAGGCGGCGAAAAACGTCGTCTGTTTCTGCTTCGGGTGCTGATGGGTGCTCCCAACGTGTTAATTCTCGATGAGCCTACCAATGATCTGGATGTGCAAACGCTGGCAGTGCTCGAAGAATATCTGGAAGACTTCACAGGCTGTGTCATTGTTGTCTCCCACGATCGTTACTTTCTGGACCGAGTGGTTGACACTATTTTCGCGCTAGAACCAGGTGGTAATCTGCGCCAATATCCTGGCAATTATTCCATCTATCTTGACTTCAAGAAGAATGAAGAAGAGGTAGTCACTCCAGCAAATTCCCGTCCCAAAGAAACCCAGACTAAAGCTGAGAGCCAGCCAAGCGATAATGGCAAGCCGCGCAAATTGTCTTACAAAGAAAAGCGCGAATTTGACTCGCTGGAAGGCAAGATAGCAAAAATGGAAACCGAGAAAGCCGAGCTAGAGAAAGCTCTGCAAACTATGCCATCTACCGATTTCAGCAAAGTGCAGAAGCTCTATGAGCAAGTACAGGCACTGAGTCAAGCGTTAGATACCGCTACCGAACGCTGGTTAGAGCTAGCTGAGATTGAGCCCTAA
- a CDS encoding phycobilisome protein translates to MFTLNHKLREVIADADGRYLSTGELLPLEQYAQTFEHRSQAYESLRDHAEPLIAEALGRLGQAYPELIKQHGSRCQYDMGEVVRYIALSILRDDEVFFKEEMLAWLDTILVSMKRNEHCAKAYRFLQEAIGQRLPERSTAVIRPYLDVLIQTLESHI, encoded by the coding sequence ATGTTTACACTCAATCACAAGCTACGAGAAGTAATTGCCGATGCTGACGGGCGCTATTTAAGTACTGGTGAGTTACTACCACTAGAACAGTATGCCCAGACGTTTGAGCATCGGAGCCAAGCTTACGAGAGTTTGCGGGATCACGCTGAGCCATTGATCGCGGAAGCACTCGGTCGTTTGGGGCAAGCCTATCCTGAGCTGATCAAGCAACACGGCTCTCGCTGCCAATACGATATGGGAGAAGTCGTTCGCTATATTGCGCTGTCTATTCTGCGCGACGATGAAGTCTTCTTTAAAGAAGAAATGCTGGCTTGGCTAGACACAATTTTGGTGTCCATGAAGCGGAACGAGCATTGTGCTAAAGCCTATCGTTTTTTACAAGAAGCAATAGGTCAGCGTTTGCCCGAAAGAAGCACGGCGGTGATCCGCCCTTATTTAGATGTCTTGATTCAAACTTTAGAATCTCACATTTAA
- a CDS encoding GTPase family protein — translation MTEISKFIRSAPAKSSQTYPTPTDTLSSSLNQCFSQEPSQDTQLIVVGDAGVGKSTLLNALLGQEAAWVSFGKQTTQVIRPYRLSSPVGDLVLYDSPGLGSHHDRGEDKATLANIERLLPQCDVILIVIDAVSRQHQNVARLYRNYLARRSCLDKVIFVLTRCDAIPVVAGPDAGRWDERNNCPDHHLNRTIHNLIQTLKGDKILAVESLPTTAKTPTMIAVSAARRWNLVSLLKRILDVCQTPEAKLNLLLQARGIRQADVQVAARPTSGPEDYTLENLITDMSQLFGSDMSQLFGEP, via the coding sequence ATGACCGAGATTAGCAAGTTCATCCGTTCGGCTCCGGCGAAGTCGAGCCAAACCTATCCAACGCCGACTGATACATTAAGCTCTTCGTTGAACCAGTGCTTCAGCCAAGAGCCCTCTCAGGACACCCAACTAATTGTCGTGGGCGATGCTGGGGTGGGCAAATCGACACTGCTCAACGCTCTGCTAGGACAAGAGGCTGCTTGGGTTAGCTTTGGCAAGCAGACAACTCAAGTCATTCGCCCTTACCGCTTATCCTCGCCAGTGGGCGATCTCGTGCTCTACGATTCGCCTGGTTTGGGTTCTCATCATGATCGGGGTGAGGATAAAGCCACACTCGCCAACATTGAACGCCTGTTACCCCAGTGCGATGTCATTTTGATCGTGATCGATGCCGTTAGCCGACAGCATCAGAATGTTGCCCGTCTGTACCGCAATTATCTAGCTCGACGCAGCTGTCTAGACAAAGTCATTTTTGTACTCACTCGCTGTGATGCCATTCCAGTTGTGGCTGGACCAGATGCAGGCCGTTGGGACGAGCGCAATAACTGTCCTGATCATCATCTCAACCGAACGATTCACAATCTCATTCAGACTCTCAAGGGCGACAAAATTTTGGCAGTTGAGAGCCTACCAACTACTGCCAAAACACCAACCATGATTGCTGTTTCGGCAGCTCGACGCTGGAATTTGGTATCTCTGCTCAAGCGAATTCTCGATGTCTGCCAGACTCCCGAGGCCAAGCTCAACCTGCTACTGCAAGCGCGGGGAATTCGACAAGCCGATGTTCAGGTAGCGGCTCGCCCAACATCAGGCCCAGAGGATTACACGCTCGAAAATTTGATTACCGATATGAGCCAGTTGTTTGGCAGCGATATGAGCCAGCTGTTTGGCGAGCCGTAA